The following are from one region of the Phycisphaerales bacterium genome:
- a CDS encoding terpene cyclase/mutase family protein — MRRAAMTILLATIGVGPVAAQDAGGPAGQPMVEITPQLDESIAEGLAFLASQQNADGSFGDGAWGRGVAVTSLAGLAFMADGQMPGRGQYGEVVRRALDYVLERSGESGLLADDQAPSPMYGHGFAALFLGEVYGMSQGSEALQERLHEALVKAVRLIERSQNDEGGWRYNPVPNDADVSVTICQVMALRSARNAGIEVSSEVIDKAVEYVKRCQNPDGGFRYQARNGTSAWPRSAAGVATLYYAGEFGDEAIDPGVQYLIREALPGQGLRRGYFYYGHYYAVQAMYLAGGEAWTTWWPAARRELIDLQQPNGAWPDRTVGTAYGTAMALIVLQMPKRYLPIYQK; from the coding sequence ATGAGGCGTGCGGCAATGACCATCCTGCTGGCAACCATCGGCGTGGGACCCGTAGCGGCCCAGGACGCGGGCGGACCGGCCGGCCAACCCATGGTGGAGATCACGCCCCAGCTCGATGAGTCGATTGCCGAGGGGCTGGCGTTCCTGGCTTCGCAGCAGAACGCCGATGGCTCCTTCGGCGATGGCGCCTGGGGTCGCGGCGTGGCGGTGACCTCGCTGGCGGGACTGGCCTTCATGGCTGATGGACAGATGCCCGGTCGCGGGCAGTACGGCGAGGTGGTCCGGCGGGCGCTCGACTACGTGCTGGAGCGATCAGGCGAGAGCGGACTGCTGGCCGACGATCAGGCCCCCAGCCCGATGTACGGCCACGGATTCGCGGCGTTGTTCCTGGGCGAGGTCTACGGCATGAGCCAGGGCAGCGAAGCGTTGCAGGAGCGACTGCACGAGGCGCTCGTCAAGGCCGTGCGGCTGATCGAACGCTCCCAGAACGACGAGGGTGGCTGGCGGTATAACCCGGTGCCAAACGATGCCGACGTCAGCGTGACGATCTGCCAGGTCATGGCCTTGCGTTCGGCCCGGAATGCGGGCATCGAGGTCAGCAGCGAGGTCATCGACAAAGCGGTCGAGTACGTCAAACGCTGCCAGAACCCCGACGGCGGCTTCCGGTACCAGGCACGCAACGGCACGAGCGCCTGGCCTCGCTCGGCGGCGGGCGTGGCGACGCTCTACTACGCCGGCGAGTTTGGCGACGAGGCGATCGACCCGGGCGTGCAATACCTCATCCGCGAGGCGCTGCCCGGCCAGGGCCTGCGTCGCGGGTACTTCTACTATGGACACTACTACGCCGTGCAGGCCATGTACCTTGCCGGCGGCGAAGCTTGGACCACGTGGTGGCCGGCCGCACGCCGAGAGTTGATCGATCTGCAACAGCCCAACGGCGCCTGGCCCGATCGCACGGTGGGCACGGCTTATGGGACGGCGATGGCACTGATCGTGCTGCAAATGCCCAAGCGTTACCTGCCGATCTACCAGAAATGA
- a CDS encoding RsmE family RNA methyltransferase, whose amino-acid sequence MHHLIVESLDPDQPSLAIEGEQARHAVRVRRMEPGESLVLLDGAGGVAQAVVEGSDKQGPQSSWRLLVRITEHRIQPRPRPAVHVVCPAPKGDLLETMIDQLSQVGAASWRPLDCERSEREPRPGKFDRLTRITHESAKQCGRAWFMELESGIPFAKAVQLPNAVLASADGELAGEVLERIGAGSAAESIHVLVGPEGGFSDAERRLTLKAGLSCVRLGPHVLRIGTAAVVAASAFVRAADGS is encoded by the coding sequence ATGCACCATCTCATCGTCGAATCGCTCGATCCGGATCAACCCAGCCTGGCTATCGAGGGCGAGCAAGCAAGGCACGCCGTCCGCGTCCGTCGGATGGAGCCGGGCGAGTCGCTGGTGCTGCTGGATGGAGCCGGGGGCGTGGCCCAAGCCGTGGTGGAAGGTTCCGATAAGCAAGGTCCCCAGTCCTCGTGGCGGCTGCTGGTCAGGATCACCGAGCATCGCATCCAACCCAGGCCCAGGCCGGCCGTGCACGTGGTGTGCCCGGCCCCCAAGGGCGATCTGCTCGAGACGATGATCGATCAACTCAGCCAGGTCGGCGCGGCCAGCTGGCGGCCGCTGGATTGCGAACGGAGCGAGCGGGAGCCGCGCCCGGGCAAGTTCGATCGCCTGACGCGCATCACGCACGAGTCGGCCAAGCAGTGCGGCAGGGCGTGGTTCATGGAGCTTGAATCGGGAATTCCCTTTGCAAAGGCCGTCCAGCTTCCCAACGCTGTTCTCGCAAGTGCGGACGGCGAGCTGGCTGGGGAAGTCCTGGAGCGGATCGGGGCGGGCTCGGCAGCCGAGAGCATCCACGTGCTGGTCGGACCGGAAGGCGGTTTTTCCGATGCCGAGCGAAGGCTGACGCTCAAAGCTGGGTTGTCATGCGTGAGGCTCGGCCCCCACGTGTTGCGGATCGGTACGGCGGCGGTCGTCGCGGCCAGCGCCTTCGTTCGAGCGGCGGACGGGTCGTGA
- a CDS encoding OsmC family protein: MAEPRVVRVSIGKDHYHTDIAAGDHTLVADEPESVGGSDNGPDPYALLLSALGACKAITMRMYADRKEWPLDRLEIDLSHRRVHADDCEDCGQEDGMISVIECTLRAQGDLTDEQRARLAEIADKCPVHKTITGPNHIRTTLAS, from the coding sequence ATGGCAGAGCCTCGCGTCGTTCGTGTCAGCATCGGCAAGGACCACTACCACACCGACATCGCCGCCGGTGACCACACCCTGGTGGCCGATGAACCCGAGAGCGTGGGCGGCTCGGACAACGGGCCGGATCCCTACGCGCTGCTGCTTTCGGCGCTGGGCGCGTGCAAGGCCATCACCATGCGCATGTACGCGGATCGAAAGGAATGGCCGCTGGATCGGCTGGAGATCGATCTTTCGCACCGGCGTGTACATGCCGACGACTGCGAGGACTGCGGTCAGGAAGACGGCATGATCAGCGTGATCGAATGTACGCTGCGAGCCCAGGGAGACCTGACCGACGAGCAGCGCGCTCGTCTGGCCGAGATCGCCGACAAGTGCCCGGTGCACAAGACGATCACCGGACCAAACCACATTCGAACCACGCTGGCAAGCTAG